The Prunus persica cultivar Lovell chromosome G8, Prunus_persica_NCBIv2, whole genome shotgun sequence genome includes a region encoding these proteins:
- the LOC18767970 gene encoding sorbitol dehydrogenase isoform X1 codes for MGKGGKPDGGDGFEEASRDGCEQENMAAWLLGVNTLKIQPFKLPNLGPRDVLIRLKAVGICGSDVHHFKNMRCADFVVKEPMVIGHECAGFVEEVGSEVKHLVPGDRVAVEPGINCKRCELCKQGRYNLCPEMKFFGSPPTHGCLTNQVVHPGDLCFKLPNNVSLEEGAMCEPLSVGVHACRRANVGPETNVLVMGAGPIGLVTLLAARAFEAPRIVVADVNDHRLSVAKALGAHEIVKVSTNIEEVAEEIVKIKEAMGTRVDVSFDCAGFNKTMTTALSATGSGGKVCLVGMGQRELTLPLTSAAAREVDVIGIFRYKNTWPLCLELLRSSKVDVKPLITHRFGFSQKEVEKAFETSASGGNAIKVMFNL; via the exons ATGGGTAAGGGAGGAAAGCCTGATGGAGGTGATGGTTTTGAGGAAGCCAGCAGAGATGGTTGTGAACAAGAGAACATGGCTGCTTGGCTGCTTGGTGTTAACACCCTCAAAATCCAACCTTTCAAGCTCCCTAATCTCG GACCCCGTGATGTTTTAATTCGACTCAAGGCTGTTGGCATATGTGGCAGTGATGTTCACCACTTCAAG AACATGAGATGTGCAGATTTTGTGGTGAAAGAGCCAATGGTAATCGGGCATGAGTGTGCTGGGTTCGTAGAGGAAGTTGGGAGTGAGGTGAAGCATCTGGTGCCTGGTGACCGTGTGGCAGTAGAGCCCGGCATCAATTGCAAGCGATGTGAGCTATGCAAACAAGGCCGATATAATCTATGCCCCGAGATGAAGTTTTTCGGGTCCCCTCCAACTCATGGTTGCCTGACAAATCAG GTTGTCCATCCTGGAGACCTGTGTTTTAAACTACCAAACAATGTGAGCTTGGAGGAAGGGGCAATGTGTGAGCCCTTAAGTGTTGGTGTTCATGCTTGTCGTCGGGCTAATGTCGGTCCAGAAACAAATGTTTTGGTCATGGGAGCAGGACCTATAGGACTTGTTACACTGTTGGCTGCTCGTGCCTTCGAAGCACCTAGAATTGTCGTGGCGGATGTGAATGACCACCGTTTATCCGTTGCAAAGGCTCTTGGTGCACATGAGATTGTCAAAGTTTCCACAAATATTGAG GAGGTTGCTGAAGAAattgttaaaataaaagaagctaTGGGAACTCGAGTGGATGTAAGCTTCGATTGTGCAGGGTTTAATAAAACCATGACGACAGCTTTGAGTGCTACTGGTTCCGGTGGCAAAGTTTGCCTTGTGGGAATGGGCCAGAGAGAGCTGACTCTCCCACTCACTTCAGCTGCTGCCAG AGAGGTCGATGTGATTGGAATTTTCCGATACAAGAACACATGGCCCTTGTGCCTCGAATTGTTGAGAAGTAGTAAGGTTGATGTGAAGCCCCTGATAACACATCGTTTTGGATTCTCTCAAAAGGAAGTGGAAAAAGCATTTGAAACCAGTGCTAGTGGAGGCAATGCCATTAAGGTCATGTTTAATCTGTAG
- the LOC18767566 gene encoding zinc finger CCCH domain-containing protein 40 — MAHRLLRNVEADGWERSDFPIICESCLGDNPYVRMTRADYDKECKICTRPFTVFRWRPGRDARFKKSEICQTCSKLKNVCQVCLLDLEYGLPVQVRDTALAIGSNDAIPKSDVNREFFAEEHDRKARAGIDYESSYGKARPSDTILKLQRTTPYYKRNRAHVCSFYIRGECTRGAECPYRHEMPITGELSQQNIKDRYYGVNDPVAMKLLNKAGEMPSLEPPEDESIRTLYVGGLDERISEQDLRDQFYAHGEIESVRMVLQRACAFVTYTTREGAEKAAEELSNKLVIKGLRLKLMWGRPQAPKQDSEGTAEARQQAVAHSGLLPRAVISQQQNQLQDQPAPVHYYNMPPPPSQERSFYPSMDPQRMGAIVPSQEGAPSGPTGSGENNSGAERQQRSQHYAFQNMPQPHGQYRQQFYPPPYGYMPPPTVPYQQYPPQYHAGVLPPPSLPMNQQYQHSATPRPAHSGSTSSGSAPSSSGPSESTASGSGSAQTGSSQQ, encoded by the exons ATGGCGCACAGGTTGCTCAGGAATGTGGAGGCGGATGGTTGGGAACGTTCAGACTTTCCCATCATCTGCGAGTCATGCTTGGGCGACAATCCCTACGTCCGGATGACACGAGCTGATTACGACAAGGAGTGCAAGATTTGCACTCGGCCATTCACCGTTTTCAGGTGGAGACCTGGTCGTGATGCGCGATTTAAGAAGTCAGAGATTTGTCAGACGTGCAGTAAGTTGAAAAATGTTTGTCAAGTTTGCCTCTTGGATCTGGAATACGGCTTGCCAGTTCAGGTTCGAGATACTGCTCTGGCCATCGGTTCCAACGATGCCATTCCAAAGAGTGATGTAAATAGGGAGTTTTTCGCTGAGGAGCATGACCGAAAG GCTAGAGCTGGTATAGACTACGAATCTTCATACGGAAAGGCACGGCCCAGTGACACTATTCTGAAGCTTCAAAGAACAACACCCTATTACAAAAGGAACAGAGCACATGTCTGCAGTTTCTACATTCGGGGTGAGTGCACAAGAGGTGCTGAGTGTCCTTACAGGCACGAGATGCCCATAACTGGGGAGTTGTCACAGCAAAACATCAAAGATCGTTACTATGG AGTCAATGATCCAGTGGCGATGAAGCTGCTTAACAAGGCTGGAGAGATGCCCTCCCTGGAACCTCCTGAGGATGAAAGCATAAGAACTCTTTACGTGGGTGGGCTTGATGAGAGAATTTCTGAGCAGGATTTGAGGGATCAATTTTATGCTCATGGTGAAATAGAATCTGTTAGGATGGTACTCCAACGAGCATGCGCTTTTGTAACCTACACAACAAGAGAAGGTGCAGAAAAGGCTGCAGAAGAACTCTCTAATAAACTGGTAATAAAGGGTTTGAGATTGAAGTTAATGTGGGGTAGGCCCCAAGCACCAAAACAGGACTCAGAGGGCACAGCTGAAGCTAGGCAGCAGGCAGTGGCTCATAGTGGGTTGTTGCCTCGAGCAGTCATATCTCAACAGCAGAACCAATTACAAGACCAACCTGCACCAGTGCACTATTACAACATGCCACCTCCACCCTCACAGGAGAGATCATTTTATCCATCAATGGATCCTCAAAGAATGGGGGCTATAGTTCCATCCCAGGAAGGGGCTCCTAGTGGGCCTACAGGGTCGGGCGAGAACAATTCCGGTGCAGAAAGGCAGCAACGTAGTCAGCATTATGCTTTTCAAAACATGCCTCAACCACATGGCCAATATCGTCAGCAGTTTTATCCTCCTCCCTACGGGTATATGCCTCCTCCAACAGTACCGTACCAGCAATACCCTCCGCAATATCATGCTGGAGTGCTGCCGCCACCATCCTTGCCAATGAACCAACAGTACCAGCATTCAGCAACACCAAGGCCTGCACACTCAGGTTCTACATCATCAGGATCCGCACCATCAAGTTCTGGACCTTCAGAGTCCACGGCATCTGGTTCTGGGTCTGCACAGACGGGGTCATCCCAGCAGTGA
- the LOC18767970 gene encoding sorbitol dehydrogenase isoform X2 produces the protein MGKGGKPDGGDGFEEASRDGCEQENMAAWLLGVNTLKIQPFKLPNLGPRDVLIRLKAVGICGSDVHHFKNMRCADFVVKEPMVIGHECAGFVEEVGSEVKHLVPGDRVAVEPGINCKRCELCKQGRYNLCPEMKFFGSPPTHGCLTNQVVHPGDLCFKLPNNVSLEEGAMCEPLSVGVHACRRANVGPETNVLVMGAGPIGLVTLLAARAFEAPRIVVADVNDHRLSVAKALGAHEIVKVSTNIEVAEEIVKIKEAMGTRVDVSFDCAGFNKTMTTALSATGSGGKVCLVGMGQRELTLPLTSAAAREVDVIGIFRYKNTWPLCLELLRSSKVDVKPLITHRFGFSQKEVEKAFETSASGGNAIKVMFNL, from the exons ATGGGTAAGGGAGGAAAGCCTGATGGAGGTGATGGTTTTGAGGAAGCCAGCAGAGATGGTTGTGAACAAGAGAACATGGCTGCTTGGCTGCTTGGTGTTAACACCCTCAAAATCCAACCTTTCAAGCTCCCTAATCTCG GACCCCGTGATGTTTTAATTCGACTCAAGGCTGTTGGCATATGTGGCAGTGATGTTCACCACTTCAAG AACATGAGATGTGCAGATTTTGTGGTGAAAGAGCCAATGGTAATCGGGCATGAGTGTGCTGGGTTCGTAGAGGAAGTTGGGAGTGAGGTGAAGCATCTGGTGCCTGGTGACCGTGTGGCAGTAGAGCCCGGCATCAATTGCAAGCGATGTGAGCTATGCAAACAAGGCCGATATAATCTATGCCCCGAGATGAAGTTTTTCGGGTCCCCTCCAACTCATGGTTGCCTGACAAATCAG GTTGTCCATCCTGGAGACCTGTGTTTTAAACTACCAAACAATGTGAGCTTGGAGGAAGGGGCAATGTGTGAGCCCTTAAGTGTTGGTGTTCATGCTTGTCGTCGGGCTAATGTCGGTCCAGAAACAAATGTTTTGGTCATGGGAGCAGGACCTATAGGACTTGTTACACTGTTGGCTGCTCGTGCCTTCGAAGCACCTAGAATTGTCGTGGCGGATGTGAATGACCACCGTTTATCCGTTGCAAAGGCTCTTGGTGCACATGAGATTGTCAAAGTTTCCACAAATATTGAG GTTGCTGAAGAAattgttaaaataaaagaagctaTGGGAACTCGAGTGGATGTAAGCTTCGATTGTGCAGGGTTTAATAAAACCATGACGACAGCTTTGAGTGCTACTGGTTCCGGTGGCAAAGTTTGCCTTGTGGGAATGGGCCAGAGAGAGCTGACTCTCCCACTCACTTCAGCTGCTGCCAG AGAGGTCGATGTGATTGGAATTTTCCGATACAAGAACACATGGCCCTTGTGCCTCGAATTGTTGAGAAGTAGTAAGGTTGATGTGAAGCCCCTGATAACACATCGTTTTGGATTCTCTCAAAAGGAAGTGGAAAAAGCATTTGAAACCAGTGCTAGTGGAGGCAATGCCATTAAGGTCATGTTTAATCTGTAG